In Triplophysa rosa linkage group LG7, Trosa_1v2, whole genome shotgun sequence, the following proteins share a genomic window:
- the LOC130557145 gene encoding GTPase IMAP family member 9-like yields MDNSKKKLEVSDMRIVLLGRTGVGKSATGNTILGMDKFGEGNSINSFTKICEAEKAQVDGRVISVIDSPGLCDTKMIEEQVASEIVKCVETSGPGPHVFLLIIRLDVKYTEEEKNIVTWIQKHFGEDAIKYTIILFAHADALMDKTLDEYVKGRTEIQSLITECGGRYHAFDNRKREKRDQVTELLKLVDKMVRKNRGKNYCNEMHKELQKKIEWGSLKKTAKEYSKIALKVTETAAAATAAAVETALRVGAENAEAAANEVAASGLEVAEEAAEAVAKVVARV; encoded by the exons ATGGATAATTCAAAGAAAAAATTGGAAGTATCAG ATATGAGAATCGTTCTACTGGGTAGAACTGGAGTTGGAAAAAGTGCCACAGGAAACACTATACTGGGAATGGATAAGTTTGGAGAGGGCAATTCCATCAATTCCTTTACTAAAATCTGTGAGGCAGAAAAAGCCCAAGTGGACGGACGGGTCATCTCAGTAATTGACAGTCCAGGACTGTGTGATACAAAAATGATTGAAGAGCAGGTTGCATCTGAGATAGTGAAATGTGTAGAAACGTCTGGTCCTGGTCCTCACGTGTTCCTGCTGATCATCAGACTGGATGTGAAATACACTGAAGAGGAGAAGAACATCGTGACATGGATTCAGAAGCACTTCGGAGAAGATGCTATAAAATACACCATCATTCTCTTTGCTCATGCTGATGCGCTGAtggataaaacattagatgaatATGTAAAAGGCCGTACTGAAATACAGTCACTGATTACTGAGTGTGGTGGTAGATATCACGCATTTGACAATCGCAAGAGAGAGAAGCGAGATCAGGTCACAGAGCTGCTAAAGTTGGTCGATAAAATGGTGAGAAAGAATAGAGGAAAAAACTACTGCAATGAGATGCATAAAGAACTCCAGAAGAAGATCGAATGGGGGagtttgaaaaaaacagcaaaagagtATAGCAAGATAGCATTAAAAGTAACAGAAACGGCAGCAGCAGCAACGGCAGCGGCAGTAGAAACAGCATTACGTGTAGGAGCAGAAAATGCAGAGGCAGCAGCGAATGAAGTAGCAGCATCAGGACTTGAAGTAGCTGAAGAAGCCGCAGAAGCAGTAGCAAAAGTAGTAGCACGTGTATAA